In Bradyrhizobium sp. WBOS07, the genomic window TTGTTCAGCTCGGCGGCGATGGCATTCCCGCTCAGCGCGGGATCCTTGCGCTCGTCGAACGGTTTGAGCGTCGAGAACACGATGCCGGCATTGGACGAGTTGGTGAAGCCGGAGATTGAGAGCCCCGGGAAAGCCACCGAGCTCTCGACACCGGGCTGGGTCAGCGCGATGTCGCTCATCTTGCGGATCACCTCTTCGCTGCGGTCGAGCGCGGCGCCATCGGGCAGGCGGGCGAAGCCGACGAGGTACTGCTTGTCCTGACCCGGCACGAAGCCGCCCGGCACCTGCTGGAACAGGAGCGCGGTGAGGCCGACCAGCGCGGCGTAAAGACCCATCACCGCGGCCTTGCCCGAGATCACCCGAGTGACGCTGCTGCCGTAGTTCTCCGACGAGCGTGTGAAGGCCTTGTTGAAGCCACGGAAGAACCAACCAAGGCTCTTTTCCATGATCAGCGTCAGCCGGTCCTTCGGCTCGTTGCGCCCCTTGAGCAGCAGCGCGGACAGCGCCGGCGACAGTGTCAGCGAGTTGACGGCGGAGATCACGGTCGAGATCGCGATCGTCAATGCGAATTGCTTGTAGAACTGCCCGGTGAGGCCGGAGATGAAGGCGAGCGGCACGAACACCGCGATCAGCACCATCGCGATGGCGATGATCGGTCCCGACACCTCGCGCATCGCCTGATAGGTGGCATCGCGCGGCGATAGCCCGGACTCGATGTTGCGCTCGACGTTCTCGACCACGACGATGGCGTCGTCGACGACGATGCCGATCGCGAGCACAAGGCCAAACAGGCTGAGCGCGTTGATGGAGAAGCCGAACACGTGCATCACGGCAAAGGTGCCGACGATCGACACCGGCACCGCCAGCAGCGGGATGATCGAGGCGCGCCAGGTCTGCAGGAACAGGATCACGACCAGTACCACCAGCGCGATCGCTTCCAGCAGCGTATGGATCACCGCCTCGATCGAGGAGCGCACGAACTGGGTGGGGTCGTAGACGATCTGGTAAGACACGCCTTCCGGCATGTTCTTCTTGATCTCGGCCATGGTGGCGCGGACGTTGTCGGAGATCTGCAGCGCGTTGGAGCCGGGCGCCTGGAAGATCGGGATCGCCACCGCCTGCTTGTTGTCCAGCAGCGAGCGCAGGCCGTATTCGGAGGCCCCGAGCTCGATGCGCGCGAGGTCGCGCAGGCGCACGACCTCGCCGCGCGTGCCGGTCTTGACCACGATGTCGCCGAACTGCTCCTCGTTCGCGAGGCGGCCTTCGGCGTTGACGGACAATTGCAGGTCGATGCCCTTCACGTTCGGGGAGGAGCCGACCACGCCGGCGGCGGCCTCGACGTTCTGCGCCTGGATCGCCCTGACGATGTCGCTTGCGGTCAGGCCGTGCTCGGCGGCCTTCTGCGGATCGACCCAGACCCGCATCGAATAGTCGCCGGCGCCATAGAGCTGCACGTCGCCGACGCCGTCGATCCGCGCGAGCCGGTCCTTGACGTTGAGCACCGCGTAGTTGCGCAGATACGTCATGTCGTAGCGGCCGTTCGGCGACAACAGATGCACGACCATGGTGAGGTCGGGCGACGACTTCTTGGTGATGATGCCGAGCTGGCGCACCACGGCGGGCAGGCGCGGCTCGGCCTGCTGCACGCGGTTCTGCACCAGCTGCGTCGCCTTGTCCGGGTCGGTGCCGAGGCGGAACGTCACCGTCAGCGTCATCGCGCCGTCGGTGGTCGCCTGGCTCGACATGTACAGCATGTTCTCGACGCCGTTGATCTGCTCCTCGATCGGCGTCGCCACCGTTTCCGCAATCACCTTGGGATTGGCGCCGGGATAGGTCGCGCGCACCACGACGGAAGGCGGTACCACGTCGGGATATTCGGAGATCGGCATCGCGAACAGCGAGATCAAGCCGGCAAGGAAGATCAGGACCGACAGCACGCCGGCGAAAATCGGACGATCGATGAAGAACTTTGAGAGATTCATGGTCTTGCCCCTGGGCAATATCTTGGTCGTCCCCGGACAACTCCGCAGTCATTCCGGGGCGCGCGAAGCGCGCGCCCGGAATCCAGAAGTGATGTGATCGGAGTTCATAGGCTCGAGATCCTGGGTTCGCGCGATGCGCGCCCCGGGATGACGGCGTGCACTAACGCTGCACCACGTCTTGGTTGCTATGGTTGGAGGCCTGCTGTGCTCGCGCGCCCATGGCGGCAACCTCCGTTTTGAGAAGGCCGCCGGGACGCACGCGCTGCAGGCCGTTGACGACGATACGGTCGCCCGGCTTCAAGCCCGAAGTGACGACGCGCAATCCATCCACGGCGCCGCCGAGCGTGACCGGCCGGTACACCGCGCGGCTGTCGTCGCCGACGGCCATCACGAACTTCTTGTCTTGGTCGGTGCCGATCGCGCGCTCGTCGATCATCACCAGCGCCTGCTGCTTCGGCTGGCCCATGCGCACGCGCGCGAACTGGCCGGGGATGAGACGGCCGTCCTCGTTCCGGAACACCGCCCGGACCCGGATGGTGCCGCTCTGGCCGTTGACCTGGTTGTCGATGAGCTGGATGTGGCCTTTCGCCGAGAGGCCGCCGGAGGTCGTCATCTCCACGGGGATCTGGTCGAGCTTGCCGCGCTGGCCGGAGGCGTCCGCGATCGAGTTCAGCGCCCGCAGCACGATCTCTTCATCCGCATCGAACGAGGCGTAGATCGGATTGACCGAGACCAGCGAGGTCAGCACCGGGGAGGCGGTGCCGGCGGCGACGAGATTGCCGACGGTGACCTCGATCTTACCGACGCGGCCGTCCACGGGCGCGCGTACCTCGGTGTAATCGAGATTGAGCTTTGCGGTCTGGAGCGTCGCCTCGGCCGCCTTCACGTTGGCGATCGCTTCGCGGTTGGCGTTCTCGCGTTGGTCGAAATCGCGCCGCGTCACCACGGCGTTGCCGACGAGCTGTGCGCCGCGTTCGACCTCGCCGGTGGTGAACACCACGCGTGCCTTCGCCGCCTCGAGCTGGGCGTTGGCCTTGTCGACCTCGGCCGCATAGGGCGCCGGGTCGATCTTGAACAGGACGTCGCCGGCCTTCACCAGTGCGCCTTCGGTGAAGTTGGCGGAGAGGATCGCGCCCGCAACGCGCGGGCGCAGCTCGACGCGGTGGATGGCCTCGAGCCGGCCGGAGAAATCGTCCCACAGCACGGTCTGCTTCGGTTCGATCAGCGCAACGGTGACTGGCACGGCCTGTTCAGCCGCAGCGGCCGTTGCTGTCGCCTGGGCGGCGTGGAAGTAGCGGCCGGTCGCGATCGAGCCGGCGGCGGCGAGGGCGCCCACGAGGGCGACGCCGCCCAGAAGGCGGCGGAAACGGCCGGTGCTGAAGGTATTTTGGGAGGGGGGCATTTGCGCGCTCCAGATATGTAGTGTTCACTACAGATGTGGAGCTGGATACCGCAGCGCAAGATACTTATGTACCGGTCACTAAGAAAAATGTACGCCGATACCGCGACAATTGGAAGACACAAGAAAAAGAAAGCCAGAACAAATAGATAGGAACTGGCGTTAGGCTGATATTGTCCGCCAATTCCGAGGAGACAGGCACATGCGCATGGGACGCCCCCGCGAATTCGACACCGAAGCGGCGTTGGACCAAGCGATGGAAGTGTTTTGGCGCCATGGCTATGAGGGCGCTACCATCGCCCAGCTCACAGAGGCCATGGGCATCAATCCGCCAAGTCTCTACGCCTGCTTCGGCAACAAGGAAGGCCTGCTGAAGGCTGCGCTCGACCGCTACACCAAATTGCGCGGCGCCTGGATGGACGAGGTGGTCGCGGCCCCCACCGCCCGCGACGTCGCCGAGCGGATGCTGATGGGCATTGCCGACAAGCAGACCGATCCCGCCAATCCGCCCGGCTGCCTGCTGGTGCAAGGCGGCGTCGCCTGCGGCTCCGGCTCCGAGAGCGTCCCCTTTGAGCTCGCCGCCCGCCGCGCTCAGAACGAGGACCAGCTGCGCGAGCGTTTCATCCGCGCCAAGGCTGAAGGCGATCTGAAGGAGACGGCCGATCCCGCCGCCCTCGCGCGCTACGTCTCGGCGGTGTCCGTCGGCATGGGCGTGATGGCGTCTTCCGGTGCCGACCGTGAAGCGCTGCGGCAGGTGGCTGATGTCGCCGTGCAGGCAGTCGAAGCGCAGTCGACCGCCAAGACGTAGTCGACCATCTTCATAGCGCGGACTGCTTCTCAGACAGCGCCGTCGCCGTCGCGGGGAGGGGCGGTCGCCGGACATCGACGATTATGTTTGCCCTCACATTCCTCGGCACCTCGGCAAGCGTTCCCTCCGCCGAACGCAATCATCCGGCGCTCCTCGTCGAGGCCGCGGGCAAGCGTGTCCTGGTCGATTGCGGCGAGGGCACGCAGCGCCAGCCGGCGATTTCACCATCGGCTGCTTTCCGGTTCGTCACCGCGACACCGACAGTTTTGGATTTACCTTCCAGAGCCCCGCGCGCCGCCATCTTCGGCCGGACCGGCTCGTGGCGCTGGGCGTTCCCGACGGTCCCTTGCGCGGCGAGTTGGCCGCAGGTCGAGCGGTCGTGATCGAGGGTGATCGCAGGGTCGATCCGGAAGATGTTCTGGGGCCGCCGAGCGGCGGCAAGAAACTCGTGGTGATCGGCGACACCGAAACCACCGAAGGATTGTCGCAATACGTCGCCGGCGCCGACCTGCTGGTGATCGAGGCGACCTTCCTCGAGCGCGACGCCGCAACTGCGCGGGATTACGGCCATCTGACCGCGGCGGAAGCGGCCGCTCTTGCGGCCGCCGGCAACGTCCGCCAACTCGTGCTGACCCATCTGTCCGGACGATACGAGGACGACGAGATCCTGGCCGAGGCGGCGCGGATCTTTCCGAACACCCGGATCGCCGCCGATTTCGATCACATCGTGATCTAAGCCCCGATGCGATAAGGATGCACCGCCATCGTGCTTTAAGTCGTTGTTGAAGCGTGATCCTTCTGGAAAACCGCGCCGCCCTTGTCCGGATCATGCTTCGGGCGAACATCAAGCTGGAGTAGGCTTGATCCATCCACCGCAGCGCTTGCCAGCCCGGGGACGAGCGGGTAGAACCCTGCCACGCCTGAGCCGTGATTTGCGCCAAACGCGCTGCCGGCGAGTCGAACAAATCAGCAAGTCATTGAATTTGTTCGACTATTCCGTTGGGGAATGGTGTAACGGTAGCACAACAGACTCTGACTCTGTTTGTCTTGGTTCGAATCCAGGTTCCCCAGCCAGTTCCGGGCACTTTTCCAGAGTCCAGCTCCCGTGTGCGCCGTCGGCAGGGACGTTCGCGCCATTGACCGCGCCGCCGCTCGCGACGGTTTGTCTCATCCTGAATTCGCATCTCGACGTCGGATCGCGGCGCGCTTCATCGTCCTTGGGCCATGCAACCCGAGGAGATCCGTGATGCCCTATGTCGATGGTTTCGTTCTGGCCGTGCCGAAGGCCAACATCGAGGCCTACAAGGCGATGGCGACGACCGCCTGCGCTATCTGGATGGAGCACGGCGCGCTGGACTATGTCGAATGCATCGGTGACGACGTTCCCTATGGCGAGCTCACCTCATTTCCACGCGCTGTGATCGCGAAGGAGGACGAGATCGTAGTGTTCGCCTGGATCGTCTACCGTGACCGGGAGAGCCGGGATGCCATCAACAAGAAGGTGATGGCCGATCCGCGGCTGAAAATGGAAGGCATGCCGTTCGATGGCAAGCGCATGATCTATGGCGGCTTCAACACCCTGCTGCGGGCGAGCGACGTGATCGGCTGACAGCAGGAGCGGACGACCTATCTCGCAGTCGCGTGACCCATCTCGGCCTGCAGTAGCAGGGCCAGGCATTCGGCGAGCCGCATCTCCATCTCTTTCGACGACAGCGACAGCGGTCCTGGATCGTTCAGGATCGCGTTCACCAGCGTGCCCAGCACGATCTGGAAGCCGAAGGCGATGGCGCGGGTCTTCGCCGGCTTGCGGCCCTTGCCCATGGCCGGCAGCAGGAGCGGAGTCGCGCGCCCGGTCGTCGCCTGCGCGAGCGCCTTGAATGGCGTCCACTTGTCCGGGCGGGTGTCATCGTGCTGAAGCGCGGCGCGCAGCACGCCCTCGTGGCTGCGCATCCAGCCGATGATGCCGCTGACGATGACATGGCAGAGCTGGTCGAGGCCCATGTCGGGTGAGGACGGCCGGATGTCGCCGAGCCGCTGCTCGGCGTCGCGTGTGGCGAGCGCCATCAACGCGTTGAAATAGCTCTCCTTGCTCTCGAAACGGCTGTAGAAGGCGCCGACGGTGGCTCCGACTTCGGTGCACAACGCCTCGATCGAAAGTTCGGCGAGACTGCGCGTCCTCAGCATCGCGGCGCCGGCGCGCAGCAGCGCCAGCGTCGTTTCCCGGCTGCGCTTCTGCCGCGACGGGGCAACGCCCGGCAGGTCGAAATCGCGAAACTCCGGCTGGTCCGGCCGTGGGCGCATCCGTGCTTGCATCCGCCATAAATCATAATCATAATTCGGATTATAATTTAGGATACCGCGAGCCGCGGGTCAACCGCGGGCGCCAAAACGACGGGCGTAAAAACAACGGACGTCAAGCCAACTGGCGTCAGGACAACGAAACACGGTCCGGCAGGGAGGATCACATGAGTGCAGGCAGCGGCACGCCGTTCCGCGGCAGCGTCGGCAGGACGGCTGCGGAATCGACCCCGTGGTGGCCGGATCCGCCAAGGCCGCCCGCGGACGCGCCGAACGTCCTGGTCGTGCTGTTCGACGACGTCGGCTTCTCCGATTTCGGCTGCTACGGCTCGGCGATCAGGACGCCGACCATCGACAGGCTGGCCGCAGAGGGGCTGCGCTACAGCGGCTTCCACACCACGGCGATGTGCTCGACGACGCGCGCCGCGCTGCTGACCGGGCGCAACCATCACTCGGTCGGAGTAGGATGTCTCGCCAATTTCGATTCCGGCTATCCCGGCTATCGCGGAAAGATCGCGCGTGAGGCGGGGACGCTGGCCGAGATGCTACGCGTGCACGGCTATCGCAACTACATGATTGGCAAATGGCACGTCACGCCGCTGACCGAAAGCGGCGCCACCGGACCGTTCGACGGCTGGCCGCTCGGGCGCGGCTTCGATCGCTTCTACGGCTTCCTTGATGCCGAGACCGACCAGTACGCGCCGGAGCTGGTCTCCGACAACGCGCATATCGATCCGCCGGGCAGCTATGCCGACGGTTATCACCTGACCGAAGACCTGATCGACCGGTCGATCCGCTTCATCGGCGATCACCTCGCCGATCGTCCGGAGATCCCCTGGCTGGCCTGGGTCGCGCTGGGAGCCTGCCACGCACCGCATCAAGCGCCGGCCGACATCATCCGGAGCTATGACGCCGCCTTCGCCCACGGCTGGGACGTCGAGCGGGAGCAGCGTCTCGCGCGTCAGAA contains:
- a CDS encoding efflux RND transporter permease subunit, whose amino-acid sequence is MNLSKFFIDRPIFAGVLSVLIFLAGLISLFAMPISEYPDVVPPSVVVRATYPGANPKVIAETVATPIEEQINGVENMLYMSSQATTDGAMTLTVTFRLGTDPDKATQLVQNRVQQAEPRLPAVVRQLGIITKKSSPDLTMVVHLLSPNGRYDMTYLRNYAVLNVKDRLARIDGVGDVQLYGAGDYSMRVWVDPQKAAEHGLTASDIVRAIQAQNVEAAAGVVGSSPNVKGIDLQLSVNAEGRLANEEQFGDIVVKTGTRGEVVRLRDLARIELGASEYGLRSLLDNKQAVAIPIFQAPGSNALQISDNVRATMAEIKKNMPEGVSYQIVYDPTQFVRSSIEAVIHTLLEAIALVVLVVILFLQTWRASIIPLLAVPVSIVGTFAVMHVFGFSINALSLFGLVLAIGIVVDDAIVVVENVERNIESGLSPRDATYQAMREVSGPIIAIAMVLIAVFVPLAFISGLTGQFYKQFALTIAISTVISAVNSLTLSPALSALLLKGRNEPKDRLTLIMEKSLGWFFRGFNKAFTRSSENYGSSVTRVISGKAAVMGLYAALVGLTALLFQQVPGGFVPGQDKQYLVGFARLPDGAALDRSEEVIRKMSDIALTQPGVESSVAFPGLSISGFTNSSNAGIVFSTLKPFDERKDPALSGNAIAAELNKKYAGIQEAFIAMFPPPPVNGLGTIGGFKLQIEDRAGLGYEALNEATNAFMAAMQKAPEIAGVFSSFQVNVPQLFADIDRTKALQLGVPVTEVFNTLQIYLGSYYVNDFNKFGRTYSVRVQADAPFRARADDIRQLKVRSSSGDMVPLSALLTIRQSAGPERAIRYNGFLSSDINAAAAPGFSSGQAQEAATRIAAEVLPPGFAFEWTDLTYQEFIAGNSGIWVFPLAILLVFLVLAALYESLTLPLSIIMIVPMGLLAAMFGVWVSKGDNNVFTQIGLIVLVGLSAKNAILIVEFARELEFAGRTPIRAAIEASRLRLRPILMTSMAFIMGVLPLVLSTGAGSEMRRAMGVAVFSGMIGVTVFGLFLTPVFYVLLRTVTGMKPLTHHGSDTSAAPVHGPAE
- a CDS encoding efflux RND transporter periplasmic adaptor subunit; protein product: MPPSQNTFSTGRFRRLLGGVALVGALAAAGSIATGRYFHAAQATATAAAAEQAVPVTVALIEPKQTVLWDDFSGRLEAIHRVELRPRVAGAILSANFTEGALVKAGDVLFKIDPAPYAAEVDKANAQLEAAKARVVFTTGEVERGAQLVGNAVVTRRDFDQRENANREAIANVKAAEATLQTAKLNLDYTEVRAPVDGRVGKIEVTVGNLVAAGTASPVLTSLVSVNPIYASFDADEEIVLRALNSIADASGQRGKLDQIPVEMTTSGGLSAKGHIQLIDNQVNGQSGTIRVRAVFRNEDGRLIPGQFARVRMGQPKQQALVMIDERAIGTDQDKKFVMAVGDDSRAVYRPVTLGGAVDGLRVVTSGLKPGDRIVVNGLQRVRPGGLLKTEVAAMGARAQQASNHSNQDVVQR
- a CDS encoding TetR/AcrR family transcriptional regulator, translated to MRMGRPREFDTEAALDQAMEVFWRHGYEGATIAQLTEAMGINPPSLYACFGNKEGLLKAALDRYTKLRGAWMDEVVAAPTARDVAERMLMGIADKQTDPANPPGCLLVQGGVACGSGSESVPFELAARRAQNEDQLRERFIRAKAEGDLKETADPAALARYVSAVSVGMGVMASSGADREALRQVADVAVQAVEAQSTAKT
- a CDS encoding DUF1428 domain-containing protein — protein: MPYVDGFVLAVPKANIEAYKAMATTACAIWMEHGALDYVECIGDDVPYGELTSFPRAVIAKEDEIVVFAWIVYRDRESRDAINKKVMADPRLKMEGMPFDGKRMIYGGFNTLLRASDVIG
- a CDS encoding TetR/AcrR family transcriptional regulator → MRPRPDQPEFRDFDLPGVAPSRQKRSRETTLALLRAGAAMLRTRSLAELSIEALCTEVGATVGAFYSRFESKESYFNALMALATRDAEQRLGDIRPSSPDMGLDQLCHVIVSGIIGWMRSHEGVLRAALQHDDTRPDKWTPFKALAQATTGRATPLLLPAMGKGRKPAKTRAIAFGFQIVLGTLVNAILNDPGPLSLSSKEMEMRLAECLALLLQAEMGHATAR